Proteins from a genomic interval of Acomys russatus chromosome 19, mAcoRus1.1, whole genome shotgun sequence:
- the Pop4 gene encoding ribonuclease P protein subunit p29, with the protein MKGVIYHVFSHKEAKEHDVQELGTQQAEAFVQAFLKRSMPHLSQEDCESHLQRKAVVLEYYTRQRPKQKKKSKGLSAKQRRDMRLFDIKPEQQRYSLFLPLHELWKQYIRDLCNGLKPDTQPQMIQAKLLKADLHGAVISVTKSKCPSYVGVTGILLQETKHVFKIITKEDHLKVIPKQNCVFTIEIDDFISYIYGSKFQLRSSERSAKKFKAKGTIDL; encoded by the exons ATGAAAG GTGTCATCTACCATGTCTTTTCTCATAAAGAAGCCAAAGAGCATGATGTGCAG GAGCTGGGAACCCAGCAGGCTGAGGCCTTTGTGCAAGCCTTCCTGAAGCGGAGCATGCCACATTTGAGCCAAGAAGACTGTGAGAGCCATCTGCAGCGGAAGGCTGTGGTCTTGGAATACTACACCCGCCAGAGGCCaaagcagaagaagaaatccAAAGGCCTCTCTGCCAAACAGAGGAGAGACATGCGGCTCTTTGACATTAAACCAGAGCAACAAAG ATACAGTCTCTTCCTCCCACTGCATGAACTCTGGAAGCAGTACATCCGAGACCTGTGCAATGGGCTCAAGCCGGACAC GCAGCCGCAGATGATTCAGGCCAAGCTGCTCAAGGCGGATCTTCATGGTGCTGTTATTTCAG TCACAAAATCCAAGTGCCCCTCCTATGTGGGCGTCACAGGAATCCTTCTTCAGGAGACCAAGCACGTCTTCAAGATCATCACCAAAGAAGACCACCTGAAAG ttATCCCCAAGCAAAACTGTGTGTTCACCATAGAAATTGATGACTTCATTTCCTACATTTATGGAAGCAAATTCCAGCTTAGGTCAAGTGAGCGGTCTGCCAAGAAGTTCAAAGCAAAGGGAACAATTGACCTGTGA